A single genomic interval of Lewinellaceae bacterium harbors:
- a CDS encoding flavin reductase family protein: MRIIDPNTTSTEELHQYLVGTVAPRPIAFASTVDEEGRPNLAPYSFFNCFSSNPPILVFSSNRRVSNNTTKDTLHNVEKTGEVVINAVNFSIVRQMAVASMDYPQGVSEFEKAGLTPIPSDLVRPFRVKESPAQMECRVREILPMGEGGGAGHLIVCELLRLHISEEALDEDGRINPHKMDLMGRMGRAFYVRASGEAIHKIYQPFRPAGIGFDALPASIRNSRVLTGNNLGMLAGLPAAPQKEEALALKEDQQVGQALRSEHPLDNLHRLAQKELAKENRQLAARIAWLGEYLQ, encoded by the coding sequence ATGCGGATAATTGATCCTAACACGACATCGACGGAAGAACTTCACCAGTATCTGGTGGGGACGGTAGCCCCGCGGCCCATAGCTTTTGCCAGCACCGTTGACGAAGAAGGCAGGCCCAACCTGGCGCCCTACAGTTTTTTCAACTGCTTCAGCTCCAACCCGCCGATCCTGGTCTTTTCATCCAACCGCCGCGTGTCCAACAACACCACAAAAGACACGTTGCACAACGTAGAAAAAACGGGAGAGGTTGTCATCAACGCGGTCAACTTCAGCATCGTCCGCCAGATGGCGGTGGCCAGCATGGACTACCCGCAGGGCGTCAGCGAGTTTGAGAAAGCGGGGCTTACGCCCATCCCATCCGACCTGGTGCGGCCCTTCCGGGTCAAGGAGTCGCCGGCGCAAATGGAGTGCCGGGTCAGGGAAATCCTGCCCATGGGCGAAGGCGGCGGCGCCGGCCACCTGATCGTTTGCGAGTTGCTGCGCCTCCACATCAGCGAAGAGGCGCTCGATGAAGACGGCAGGATCAACCCTCACAAGATGGACCTCATGGGGCGCATGGGGCGCGCCTTCTACGTGCGCGCCAGCGGAGAGGCCATCCATAAAATTTACCAGCCTTTCCGGCCAGCCGGCATCGGTTTCGACGCGCTGCCCGCCAGCATCCGCAACAGCCGGGTGCTGACGGGCAACAACCTGGGCATGCTGGCGGGCCTGCCCGCCGCGCCTCAAAAGGAAGAGGCGCTCGCCCTGAAGGAAGACCAACAGGTCGGGCAGGCCCTGCGGTCTGAACATCCGCTCGACAACCTTCACCGCCTCGCCCAGAAAGAACTGGCTAAGGAAAACCGGCAACTGGCCGCCAGGATTGCCTGGCTGGGAGAGTATTTGCAATAA
- a CDS encoding carboxypeptidase-like regulatory domain-containing protein, with amino-acid sequence MKTNALLFFLLLSYIFNLSSAQESIRGRVIDSDTQEPVPFVNIGITQSMTGTVSDENGKYQLRFASPLDVVTFSSIGYRTENVEAGKLLENGEINLQPQPYDIPAIELNASAFTREVILGAKLEEQGHSIGFGSSELGTEIAAHVEIGKETFLKSAHFSINHAAGDSLLYRVNLYDFQDGQAGANLLPQNVIVTALQKRGTVDVDLSEFNLTASNDVLLALEWIKDDQGKGNVGITFRSRKSRRDNNLYTKYTSQAPFKRLSDLAPRAPKLQLGFYLTGKQAP; translated from the coding sequence ATGAAAACTAATGCGCTATTGTTCTTCCTGTTGCTCTCTTATATTTTCAACCTCTCTTCCGCCCAGGAATCCATCCGGGGCAGAGTCATTGATTCGGACACTCAGGAACCGGTGCCATTTGTCAATATTGGGATAACCCAGTCGATGACGGGAACGGTGAGCGATGAGAACGGAAAATACCAACTTCGGTTTGCATCTCCCCTGGATGTAGTAACCTTCTCTTCGATTGGTTACCGCACCGAAAATGTTGAAGCGGGCAAGTTGCTTGAAAATGGAGAAATAAACCTACAGCCCCAACCTTACGACATTCCGGCCATCGAATTGAATGCCTCCGCCTTTACCAGGGAAGTAATCCTCGGGGCAAAACTCGAGGAGCAGGGCCACAGCATTGGCTTCGGCAGCAGCGAACTGGGCACGGAGATTGCTGCGCATGTCGAGATTGGAAAAGAAACGTTCCTCAAGAGCGCCCACTTTTCCATCAACCACGCTGCGGGCGACAGCTTGCTCTATCGGGTAAACTTATACGATTTTCAGGATGGACAGGCAGGAGCAAATTTATTGCCGCAAAACGTGATCGTCACCGCATTGCAAAAAAGGGGGACGGTCGATGTCGACCTTTCTGAATTCAACCTGACTGCCTCCAATGATGTGTTGCTGGCACTGGAATGGATCAAAGACGACCAGGGGAAAGGCAATGTCGGCATCACTTTCCGGAGTCGAAAATCCCGGCGCGACAACAACCTCTACACCAAATATACGAGCCAGGCGCCATTCAAAAGGCTGAGCGATTTAGCGCCTCGGGCACCGAAGTTGCAACTTGGATTTTATTTAACGGGCAAGCAGGCTCCTTGA